In Shewanella sp. MR-4, the genomic stretch CATCCGCATGAGCTGACTAGCTACCTTGATACGTTACGTGCGCATCTCCTCAGTTAAAGGAAGATATAAGCCCCAAAGCCCAGCCAACTGAGGAGTAACAAGGCGATGGCTGCCCAAGCAACAGGAGTAAATTGAGTCTGCGGCAGCGAAAAATCTTCGCCGTCATCCATCTCGTCGGCTGCGCTCGCTTGTTGGTTTCTGGCCCTTAGTTGTTGTTTTCTTAGTTTATCGCGCTCACGGGCCATGGCTTTTTGGCGTTTTTTGTATTCGGCAATGCCTTTTTCAATCCCCTGTGCGATAAGCTTGGTTTGTTCCTTCGTTTGTCCCGGTTTTTGCGTGGCTTTGGCAATGCTTAAGGCGTCTTGCTGTGTTTCTGTTGAGATTGGCGTTTTCATATTGTCACTTTTACGAAAATTTGCACTTATTATACCTAGGTCGCTGGCAAATTTTGGGTTAAGGTCCAGAGTTTTCTTATGATTTACATCAGTTGTAATCGAATGCGTCATCATTTTATGGGAAGGAATCGCGGTGAACTCATCAAATCATAAATCTTCGCAAACGGTATTACCGCATACTCCCGTTGAGTCACTGGCTTCTCCCCCCTCCAAGGTGCAAGACAGAGCCGTACTCCCCTGGATTTGGCAATTTCTTAAGCCCTATCGCCTGCGGGTGGTCGCGGCGATTGTATTTCTTTTGATTGGCTCCTTGGCCTGGCTATCCCTCGGGCAGGGCGTGCGGTTGATGGTGGACGAAGGTTTTATTAAGGATAACGCCCAGCGTCTCAATGAAATTATTTTGTTGGTACTGCTGATCACCGCAGTGAGTGGCACTGCGGTGTTTTGCCGATTTTATCTGATGACTTGGCTCGGCGAGCGGGTCAGCGCCGATATAAGGCTGACGGTTTACAATCAACTGCTGAAGTTGTCTCCAGCCTTCTACGCCAAGGTGCGTACCGGTGAGGTGATTTCGCGCTTTACCGCCGATTCGACTCTGCTGCAAACCGTGGTCGGCTCGAGTCTCTCGATGGCGCTGCGCTCCGGCGTGACTGTGATCGGTGGGTTGGCGATGATGGGGATCACCAGCGTGAAGATGACGCTGCTGGTGCTACTGGCAGTGCCTTTGGTGCTGGGGCCTGTCGGTTTCTTTGGCCGAAAAGTGCGAACCTTAGCGCGGGAGAGTCAAGATAGGGTGGCGGATTTGGGGGCCTATGTGGATGAAACCTTACATGAAATCCACACAGTGCAAGCCTATGGGCATGAGGATAAGGACCGCAGTTTATTCAATAGTCGTGTCGAAGATGTGATGACCGCCGCCAGTGGTCGTATTCGTTACCGTGCCATGTTGATTTCCTCCGTGATGTTTTTAAGTATCGCCGCCATTGCATCTGTGACTTGGGTCGGCGCCCACGACGTGATGTCGGGAAAGATGACGGGCGGCGAACTGTCGGCCTTTATGTTTTATGCCGTGATGGTGGCAGGTGCCGTTGCGACCATCAGTGAAGTTGTCGGTGAGATCCAACGCGCCTCGGGCGCCGCCGAGCGCTTAATCGAACTGGCTGAAACTGAGGTCGATATTCCTGCGCCATTGGTGCCTAAAACACTGCCTGCGAAAGTGCGTGGCGAGCTGCAACTGCAACAGCTGAGTTTTCATTATCCCGAGCAAACTCAGTTAGTGCTCAGCGACTTAGAACTGATGATTACCGCGGGCGAGCGAGTGGCCTTGGTCGGGCCGAGTGGTGCCGGTAAGAGTACCTTATTTCAGTTATTGCAGCGGTTTTATGTGCCGTCTTCGGGCAGCATTCATTTGGATGGGATTGATATTGCTGAGCTTTCACCAAAGGATTTACGGGCGCAGTTTGCGCTTGTGCCGCAGGACTCAGTGATTTTTGCTACTAGTGTGCTGGAAAATGTGCGCTATGGCCGCGTCGATGCCAGCGAGCAGGAGGTGATTGATGCCTGTATTGCGGCCCGTGTCCATGAGTTTATCAGCGAATTTAGTGAAGGTTATCAAACCTATTTGGGTGAGCGCGGCGTGCGCTTATCCGGTGGTCAAAAGCAGCGTATCGCGATTGCGAGGGCGATTCTAGCCGACAGGCCTATCTTGCTGCTCGATGAGGCGACCAGCGCGCTCGATGCCTTAAGCGAGCAAAAAGTGAAGCAGGCACTCGATGAATTGATGAAGGGGAAAACCACGCTTATCATCGCCCATCGCCTTGCCACTGTGATCAATGCGGACCGAATTATCGTGTTCGATAAGGGACGTATCGTCGCCAGTGGTAAGCATCAAACCCTTTTACAAACCAATGCGTTATATCGTGAGTTTGCCAGTTTACAGCTGCTAACGGATGACGTGAGTGCGCTTAGCGAGTAAGGTTTGGACGGGAATGTAATGCAAATAAAACCCCAGAGTGTTGCTCTGGGGTTTTATTTGGGATTTAAGACTGCTCACACATCAGTGATGTTTAGCTATGTTTAAGCCTGATGTTTCAATTCTCGGCGCAGAATTTTACCCACGGTACTCTTAGGTAGCTGTGGCATAAACTCAATCAACTTGGGCAGCTTGTAGGCGGTGAGTTGCTCGCGGCAGAAGTTGATAATGGCGGTTTTCATTTGCTCATGATCTTGGCTGTCATCCTTAAGTACAACAAAGGCTTTGACCGCTTCTCCTGAGTGTTCATCCTTTACACCAACCACGGCACATTCAATGATATTCGGATGGCTGGCGAGCACGTTTTCGACCTCATTCGGATAGACGTTAAAGCCGGAGACGATAATCATATCCTTTTTGCGATCAACGATTTGATGGAATCCTTCCTCGTTCAAAATCGCAATATCCCCGGTTTTAAAGAAACCATCGGCAGTCATTACATTGGCCGTTTCTTGGAGATTATTCCAATAACCCAGCATCACTTGCGGGCCGCGGGCAGCGAGTTCGCCGGCTTCCCCTTGCGCGACTTCATTGCCGTTTTCATCTAACAGTTTGACCTCGGTGCCGAGAACGGGCTTACCGATAGTGCCAATCTTTTGATATCCGGGAGCATTGAGTGAAATCACCGGCGAGGTTTCGGATAATCCATAGCCTTCACTGATGGTATTGCCCGTGGTTTGCTGCCAGATATTGGCTGCGGCCGCGGTGAGTGCCGTACCACCCGAAATAGTGATTTTTAAATGACTGAAATCTAGCGCCTTAAATTCGGGCTGATGGCACAGGGCGACAAAGAGGGTGTTAAGCCCTGCAAAGCCAGTAAAAGGGTATTTCGCCAGTGTCTTAATTAAGCCACTAATATCACGGGGATTGGGGATTAATACCGAGCAACCACCACATTCAAAATACAGAACTAAGTTCACCATAAAGGCGTAAATATGGTAAATCGGCAGTGGCGCGACAAAAATATCTTCCCCTTCGCTGATAACGCTGCCGATGCGGGATTTTACCTGCGCCGCATTGGCGAGCATATTACCGTGGGTCAGCATGGCGCCCTTGGAGAGGCCTGTTGTACCACCTGTATATTGCAGCGCCGCTAAGTCACCTGCGGCAGGGACTATTCGGTTAAAGGGCAGCTCTGCCCCTTGTTTTAGCACTTGGCAAAATTCGACATTTTTAAGCCCCGTTTTGGGCTGCACCTGCGGATCGATAAGATCTAATGGGTGAGTGGAAATCACTAATTCAATTGGTGTGGTCGCAACTACTTTGGCAAGGGTTGGCAACAGATCCGAAAGCACCACTAAGGCCTTAGCACCTGAGTCATTAAACTGATGAATAAGCTCTCGTTCGGTGTAGAGCGGGTTAGTGTTGACCAGAATAAGTCCCGCCCGCAGCGCACCATAGGCGGCGATAACGAACTGGGTAATATTGGGTAATTGAATCGCGATCCGATCGCCGGGTTTTAGGTTAGTGTTATTCTGCAAATAGGCGGAAAAATAGCGTGAATCGCGCTCTATATCATTGAAGCTGCTGGTTTTCCCCAAACAAGCATATGCCGTTTTATCGCCAAAGCGTTGGCTAGTGCGTTCGATTAAGTCTATGAGTGATGAGTATTTGCCAAGTTCGAGTTGTGACTCTTGATCGTATGCCATGCCTAACTACCTCAAATAGGTTTATCGTTGTTATTATTTTAAAATCAAACGAGTGTTTAGATTAGAAGGATTCAACCTGTCAGGTCAACGTTTATCGTTAAATTATTGTAGCAATTTGCACGGCTATCCAATTGTAAAAATAGAATTTTTACTCTAATGAAGGGCGGTGAACTGCAGTGCAAATTTACTACAGCACACCTGAATTTGAGATGAAAAAGCGAGGGTTAGCGTCGAAATTAGCGGGGAGATTGCTCATCGTGGCGTAGGGTGAGCACTTCATATCCCGTAGGGGTGACAAGTATCGTATGTTCCGATTGCGCCGAGAGTTTTTTATCGCGGGTAACAACCGTCCAACCATCTTTTTTGAGCTTTATCTTTTCTGTGCCCTGATTCACCATAGGCTCAATGGTAAACACCATGCCCGCTTTGAGCTTAAGGCCTTGATTCGGCTTTCCATAGTGAAGGACTTGCGGCTCTTCATGCATTTCTTGACCTATCCCATGGCCGCAGTAATCCCTGACGATGCTATAACCAAAGGATTGCGCATATTGTTGAATCGCATGGCCAATATCGCCTAGAGTCGCCCCAGGTTTTACCTGTTTTATTCCCTGCCACATGGCAAGATAGGTAACATCAGCCAGCTTTTGGGCTGGGGCGGGCGCCTGTGGCATCACATACATTTTACTTGAGTCGGCAATATAGCCGTCTTTCTCGAGGGTTATATCTAAGTTAATGATATCTGTGCTTTTGATGACCTCATGCGCTGAGGGCACACCATGGCAGACCACCTCGTTAATGGATGAATTCAACACATATTGATAGCCATACTGACCTTTACTCGCGGGACGCGATTTTAGCTCATTGACGATAAAGGCTTCGACCGTATCGTTGATATCCATGGTGCTGATGCCGGGGCGGACATAGGTATCAAGCATTTGAAATACTTGAGCTAATAATTGCCCTGCACGGCGCATCAGTGCAATTTCTTCGGCAGATTTTATCTTCACCTGATTATTCATCGGCCATTTCCTTTACCTGGGTCACGTTGGCTAGGTTCACATCCGCAGATTTCATCAGATCGGCGACTAACTGATTAAAGGAGAGTTGCGGATGCAATTCTGCCAGCATCCCGATCCTTATCCAGAATTCTGCCTGCGAGTTGATTGAACGTGACATGACCGAACTGGCTTTTCTCAGCTCATCATGCAGTTCTTCGGAAATTTTAACTATGCCCATAAATATACTTTATATATGTTTCGTATATTTATTGTATTCGATCTATATAGCGCTCCGTCAATAATAAATCGACATTGCTTTACCGCAATGACAGCCGAGCCTCTTTTGATCTGTCGCCGTAAGCGCAAGAGAAGTGGCTAGAAGGCTATGATTTTGCATTGGCATACTTCATGTTTGTGCGGCGCGAATTGAGGCTATTTAGCGGATTTAACGAAACAAGCTGAGCAAAAAGCCCTGCAACCTCTGTTATTCAACGGGCAAGATTTGCGAAAGTGACTAACAGTGATGCAGTGTGCTCGCTTATCGGCGAGCACACTGCCGCATGACGCGCTAAGGGCTAAAGAAGCCGGTTTCTTGGCTAACGCTTTGTTCAGGTTTGCTCACATCCGTTACCGAGAATTCGATAATTTTGCGCCCCGTTGGGATTGCATCCTTATCGGCTAATACTGTCACTGGATAATCCGATTGCTCGCCCGGAGCAAGGGTAATGACTGGATCGGCAATTAAGCTGAAGGGCATTTCGCTGTTGACCGCGAGTTGATATTGCTTGGTTTGCTGAGTCTTGTTACGGATCTTCAGCTGGTAGGTATTTTCAACTTTATTATCGGCGGTT encodes the following:
- a CDS encoding ABC transporter ATP-binding protein/permease, which encodes MASPPSKVQDRAVLPWIWQFLKPYRLRVVAAIVFLLIGSLAWLSLGQGVRLMVDEGFIKDNAQRLNEIILLVLLITAVSGTAVFCRFYLMTWLGERVSADIRLTVYNQLLKLSPAFYAKVRTGEVISRFTADSTLLQTVVGSSLSMALRSGVTVIGGLAMMGITSVKMTLLVLLAVPLVLGPVGFFGRKVRTLARESQDRVADLGAYVDETLHEIHTVQAYGHEDKDRSLFNSRVEDVMTAASGRIRYRAMLISSVMFLSIAAIASVTWVGAHDVMSGKMTGGELSAFMFYAVMVAGAVATISEVVGEIQRASGAAERLIELAETEVDIPAPLVPKTLPAKVRGELQLQQLSFHYPEQTQLVLSDLELMITAGERVALVGPSGAGKSTLFQLLQRFYVPSSGSIHLDGIDIAELSPKDLRAQFALVPQDSVIFATSVLENVRYGRVDASEQEVIDACIAARVHEFISEFSEGYQTYLGERGVRLSGGQKQRIAIARAILADRPILLLDEATSALDALSEQKVKQALDELMKGKTTLIIAHRLATVINADRIIVFDKGRIVASGKHQTLLQTNALYREFASLQLLTDDVSALSE
- a CDS encoding ParD-like family protein, coding for MGIVKISEELHDELRKASSVMSRSINSQAEFWIRIGMLAELHPQLSFNQLVADLMKSADVNLANVTQVKEMADE
- the map gene encoding type I methionyl aminopeptidase; amino-acid sequence: MNNQVKIKSAEEIALMRRAGQLLAQVFQMLDTYVRPGISTMDINDTVEAFIVNELKSRPASKGQYGYQYVLNSSINEVVCHGVPSAHEVIKSTDIINLDITLEKDGYIADSSKMYVMPQAPAPAQKLADVTYLAMWQGIKQVKPGATLGDIGHAIQQYAQSFGYSIVRDYCGHGIGQEMHEEPQVLHYGKPNQGLKLKAGMVFTIEPMVNQGTEKIKLKKDGWTVVTRDKKLSAQSEHTILVTPTGYEVLTLRHDEQSPR
- a CDS encoding long-chain-fatty-acid--CoA ligase; this translates as MAYDQESQLELGKYSSLIDLIERTSQRFGDKTAYACLGKTSSFNDIERDSRYFSAYLQNNTNLKPGDRIAIQLPNITQFVIAAYGALRAGLILVNTNPLYTERELIHQFNDSGAKALVVLSDLLPTLAKVVATTPIELVISTHPLDLIDPQVQPKTGLKNVEFCQVLKQGAELPFNRIVPAAGDLAALQYTGGTTGLSKGAMLTHGNMLANAAQVKSRIGSVISEGEDIFVAPLPIYHIYAFMVNLVLYFECGGCSVLIPNPRDISGLIKTLAKYPFTGFAGLNTLFVALCHQPEFKALDFSHLKITISGGTALTAAAANIWQQTTGNTISEGYGLSETSPVISLNAPGYQKIGTIGKPVLGTEVKLLDENGNEVAQGEAGELAARGPQVMLGYWNNLQETANVMTADGFFKTGDIAILNEEGFHQIVDRKKDMIIVSGFNVYPNEVENVLASHPNIIECAVVGVKDEHSGEAVKAFVVLKDDSQDHEQMKTAIINFCREQLTAYKLPKLIEFMPQLPKSTVGKILRRELKHQA
- a CDS encoding DUF2956 domain-containing protein gives rise to the protein MKTPISTETQQDALSIAKATQKPGQTKEQTKLIAQGIEKGIAEYKKRQKAMARERDKLRKQQLRARNQQASAADEMDDGEDFSLPQTQFTPVAWAAIALLLLSWLGFGAYIFL